Proteins from a single region of Theobroma cacao cultivar B97-61/B2 chromosome 10, Criollo_cocoa_genome_V2, whole genome shotgun sequence:
- the LOC18587508 gene encoding probable RNA-binding protein EIF1AD, with protein MKGGRKNLKRAAKDQNLSLQHGQSIMQVLSLRGSNLIEVVDARGGKSLALFPAKFQKSLWIKRGSFVVVDESGKEKALESGSKVACIVSQVLFYEQLRALQKSPEWPENFKSSNLDDLVENDGGATSECLQRHPSQQEVEDELESSDDDGLPPLEANLNRIKPFELQSDRESDSGSDSD; from the exons ATGAAAGGGGGAAGGAAGAATCTAAAGAGGGCAGCAAAAGACCAAAACTTGAGCCTTCAACATGGCCAAAGCATTATGCAAGTGCTGTCTTTAAGGGGATCCAATCTCATTGAG GTAGTGGATGCTCGAGGAGGGAAATCACTAGCACTATTTCCAGCTAAATTTCAGAAGAGCTTGTGGATAAAACGAG GGAGTTTTGTTGTAGTTGATGAAAGTGGAAAAGAAAAGGCGCTTGAGTCTGGTAGCAAGGTGGCATGTATTGTTTCTCAAGTTCTGTTCTATGAGCAACTTCGTGCACTACAGAAATCTCCAGAATG GCctgaaaatttcaaatcctCGAATCTGGATGATTTAGTTGAAAATGATGGTGGTGCCACCTCAGAATGTTTGCAGAGACATCCCTCCCAGCAAGAAGTGGAGGATGAGTTAGAGTCAAGTGATGATGATGGACTTCCTCCACTAGAAGCTAATCTGAACAGAATCAAGCCATTTGAGCTGCAATCAGACAGAGAATCAGACTCAGGATCGGATTCAGATTGA
- the LOC18587509 gene encoding uncharacterized aarF domain-containing protein kinase At5g05200, chloroplastic yields the protein MAVATFRSGRLPLFHHPQLPNKAAAAAAAGCLRRSGVGLKKLNGRSKSRALLLFAQNSQPSQTQEQDRFSSRFQSSIENLPQLVEDIVRTSISTGPRGALRLAQGIQAFVGVGGEWLADVSRSTNTSTRIPSELQLGLLSPLYLRKLFERMGATYIKLGQFVASAPTLFPPEYVEEFQKCFDRAPAVPYEDIQRILLQELGRPIDSIYEYIDPTPIASASIAQVHGARLRGSQDDVVIKVLKPGIEDILVADLNFIYVVARILEFLNPELSRASLVGIVKDIRESMLEEVDFNKEAANIESFRRYLEAMGLTRQATAPRVYNHCSTRRVLTMERLYGVPLTDLDTISSLVSSPENSLITALNVWFGSLLACESFHADVHAGNLWLLRDGRIGFLDFGIVGRISPKTWAAMEVFLASIATEEYESMAAALIEMGATNKDVDAKAFARDLEKIFSSIQELDTEIVVATARGTNTNATAVSANVIVDERQMNALFLDVVRVSESYGLRFPREFALLMKQLLYFDRYTRLLAPNLNMLQDQRISIVSNRRSNYRDNFK from the exons ATGGCGGTTGCAACATTTAGAAGCGGGCGATTGCCGCTGTTTCATCACCCTCAGTTGCCTAACaaagcagcagcagcagcagcagcaggtTGTTTAAGAAGGTCGGGTGTTGGATTAAAGAAGCTAAACGGGCGTTCCAAATCCAGGGCCTTGTTGCTTTTTGCCCAAAACTCTCAACCTTCTCAAACGCAAGAACAGGATCGATTCTCTTCTCGCTTCCAAA GTAGTATTGAGAACTTACCCCAATTGGTGGAGGACATTGTCCGGACATCTATAAGCACAGGTCCACGAGGAGCCCTAAGACTAGCTCAAGGTATTCAAGCATTTGTCGGTGTTGGTGGGGAATGGCTTGCTGATGTCTCTAGG TCCACAAATACATCTACTCGGATACCATCTGAATTGCAGCTTGGGTTGCTTTCGCCACTTTACTTAAGGAAATTGTTTGAACGTATGGGTGCAACCTATATCAAATTAGGTCAG TTCGTAGCATCTGCACCTACATTATTCCCACCAGAGTATGTTGAAGAATTTCAGAAATGCTTTGATAGAGCTCCTGCAGTTCCATATGAAGACATCCAAAGGATCTTACTTCAAGAACTAGGGAGACCAATTGATAgcatatatgaatatattgatCCAACACCAATTGCCTCAGCCTCTATAGCACAG GTACATGGTGCAAGGCTTAGAGGCTCCCAAGATGATGTAGTTATAAAGGTGTTGAAACCTGGAATTGAGGACATTTTGGTGGCAGACCTGAACTTCATTTATGTAGTGGCTCGAATATTGGAGTTCTTAAATCCTGAGTTAAGCCGTGCTTCACTG GTTGGTATTGTTAAAGACATACGGGAGTCTATGCTTGAAGAAGTTGACTTCAATAAGGAGGCTGCAAATATTGAATCCTTCAGGAGATATCTTGAAGCCATGGGATTAACAAGGCAGGCAACAGCTCCGAGAGTGTACAACCATTGCAGCACACGACGAGTTTTAACCATGGAGAGGCTATATGGGGTTCCTCTTACTGATTTAGACACTATAAGTTCACTTGTCTCTAGCCCAGAGAATAGTCTTATTACTGCACTTAATGTCTG GTTTGGTAGTTTACTTGCTTGTGAGTCCTTTCATGCTGATGTGCATGCAGGCAATTTATGGTTATTGCGTGATGGTCGTATtggatttcttgattttg GTATTGTTGGACGCATATCACCAAAAACATGGGCTGCCATGGAAGTGTTTTTGGCATCTATTGCAACTGAAGAGTATGAGTCAATGGCAGCTGCCTTGATTGAAATGGGAGCAACCAATAAGGATGTTGATGCTAAGGCCTTTGCAAGAGACTTGGAAAAGATATTTTCATCTATACAG GAACTTGATACGGAGATTGTTGTTGCCACTGCTAGGGGGACAAATACAAATGCAACTGCTGTCTCTGCAAATGTAATTGTTGATGAGAGGCAGATGAATGCACTCTTTCTTGATGTG GTTCGGGTGAGTGAATCATATGGACTGCGATTTCCAAGGGAGTTTGCACTTCTAATGAAACAGCTCCTATATTTTGACCGGTATACGCGGTTGCTGGCCCccaacttgaacatgcttcAGGACCAAAGGATATCCATCGTGTCGAATAGAAGAAGCAACTATAGGGACAACTTCAAATAG
- the LOC18587510 gene encoding uncharacterized protein LOC18587510, with protein MASGTTPKVRLVRCPKCRLVLPEVADVPVYKCGGCDAILVAKNQKAIAKSMSVLQETEAAQGNKLVHVSEHGESSSSTLQEVPSSTPECHLSQESGGDQNISRDSHSEKHGENLSIEGQHNDHYDKDQNTSSDSESGGNQNISRDSHSEKHGENLSIEGQHNDHYDKDQNTSSDSESGGNQNISGDSHSEKHGENLSIEGQHNDHYDKDQNTSSDSESGGNQNISGDSHSEKHGENLSIEGQHNDHYDKDQNTSCDSESGGNQNISRDSLSEKHGENLSIKGQHNYHYDKDQNTSSDSESGGNQNISRDSHSENHGENLSIEGQHNDHYDKDQNTSCDSESGGNQNISRDSHSEKHGENLSFEGQHNDHYDEDQNTSGDSDSDHDKLDVNRSNDGQQNGSEQLQLEHLEYCDVQQPGVSMESSFSTELHRENEELMLLAEANLEAETNDKTSQLEGVNSELETNDKSDSNIRGLSIDNPLATKEINLTVTACAAAGAVISSDNLEQPQKSEDRGFNRIRSSDTFESGDFFSPSSELSGHLEYLSKSTTTRSSHAYDGSISSYDGMDDHFTDQQINSFKNNYKAANYLVPEDSRRRDKLPVKGMMNGNYGMQDHARNFSSDLSNKRHYATEKYRKWRRDELLEPEMHHHPPRNWQRLERDESPSQIPFSQRASLRGYESAGPSRQLHDESPFDSAFYPLEKAEYTEQENMKLLRMVYELQDQISKTCHLNGKPNGRTSTNVPWRQKHIPTYYYQEPPEEENFYPRYHGRHGPRSSWSQQSRFSPIPFSGGEINTRHHIDNSCLCCHPQDWHCSEQLPPPIFQHNQGFWRAHPGQSCYNSYSSCPSSPQRYLESDFSIWSHETKSDNQRYKDHELKRYLREKHHSARRHLRPMAGGAPFVTCYHCFRPLQLPADFLLFKSRFHQLRCGACSKVLKFSLQKGMHIVPYDLVAAEPPPSETEDCGDVIDVRISTSASCSCSPDGGPVSHAQFHDLQGDPHVRNMSFSSSKPLEQKKDFALEQSRNKHKNSVENFDSAMSSSNMSRSEKVSSGIEELPPRTGGSPLHQLMGYASPSLIINGFGPSISGKSSGLNS; from the exons ATGGCCAGTGGAACAACTCCTAAAGTTCGATTAGTTAGATGTCCTAAATGTCGATTGGTTCTTCCGGAAGTGGCAGATGTTCCTGTATATAAGTGTGGAGGGTGTGATGCAATTCTTGTAG CCAAAAATCAAAAAGCCATTGCCAAAAGCATGTCTGTCTTGCAAGAAACAGAAGCTGCTCAGGGAAATAAATTGGTTCATGTGTCTGAACATGGAGAATCTAGCAGCTCAACTCTGCAGGAAGTTCCTTCTTCCACTCCAGAGTGTCACTTAAGTCAAGAAAGTGGGGGGGATCAGAACATTTCTAGAGACTCTCATAGTGAAAAGCATGGTGAGAACTTATCAATCGAAGGGCAACATAATGATCACTATGACAAGGATCAAAATACATCCAGTGATAGTGAAAGTGGGGGGAATCAGAACATTTCTAGAGACTCTCACAGTGAGAAGCATGGTGAGAACTTATCAATTGAAGGGCAACATAATGATCACTATGACAAGGATCAAAATACATCCAGTGATAGTGAAAGTGGGGGGAATCAGAATATTTCTGGAGACTCTCATAGTGAGAAGCATGGTGAGAACTTATCAATCGAAGGGCAACATAATGATCACTATGACAAGGATCAAAATACATCCAGTGATAGTGAAAGTGGGGGGAATCAAAACATTTCTGGAGACTCTCACAGTGAGAAGCATGGTGAGAACTTATCAATCGAAGGGCAACATAATGATCACTATGACAAGGATCAAAATACATCCTGTGATAGTGAAAGTGGGGGGAATCAGAACATTTCTAGAGACTCTCTCAGTGAGAAGCATGGTGAGAACTTATCAATCAAAGGGCAACATAATTATCACTATGACAAGGATCAAAATACATCCAGTGATAGTGAAAGTGGGGGGAATCAGAACATTTCTAGAGACTCTCACAGTGAGAATCATGGTGAAAACTTATCAATTGAAGGGCAACATAATGATCACTATGACAAGGATCAAAATACATCCTGTGATAGTGAAAGTGGGGGGAATCAGAACATTTCTAGAGACTCTCACAGTGAGAAGCATGGTGAGAACTTATCATTTGAAGGGCAACATAATGATCACTATGACGAGGATCAAAATACATCTGGTGATAGTGATAGTGATCATGATAAGCTTGATGTAAATAGATCAAATGATGGGCAGCAAAATGGAAGTGAGCAGTTACAGTTGGAACATTTAGAATATTGCGATGTTCAACAGCCAGGAGTTTCCATGGAAAGTTCGTTTTCCACTGAGCTTCATCGTGAGAATGAAGAGTTAATGTTGCTAGCAGAAGCAAATTTAGAAGCAGAGACAAATGACAAGACCTCCCAGTTAGAAGGTGTAAATTCAGAATTAGAGACTAATGACAAGAGTGACTCCAACATCAGGGGCTTGAGCATTGACAACCCACTTGctacaaaagaaattaatttaactGTTACTGCTTGTGCAGCAGCAGGGGCAGTCATTTCATCAGATAATCTGGAGCAACCTCAGAAAAGTGAAGATCGTGGGTTTAACCGTATAAGGTCTTCAGATACTTTTGAAAGTGGAGATTTTTTCAGCCCGAGTTCTGAGCTCAGTGGTCATCTTGAATATTTGTCTAAATCCACTACCACCAGAAGCTCTCATGCTTATGATGGCAGTATCTCTTCTTATGATGGAATGGATGATCACTTCACTGACCagcaaataaattcatttaagaataattataaGGCTGCTAACTATCTTGTTCCTGAAGACAGTCGCAGAAGGGACAAGTTGCCAGTCAAAGGCATGATGAATGGTAATTATGGAATGCAGGATCATGCTAGAAATTTCTCGTCAGATTTGTCCAATAAGCGACATTATGCCACAGAAAAATACCGCAAGTGGCGTCGAGATGAACTGCTAGAACCTGAAATGCACCACCATCCGCCTAGAAACTGGCAAAGACTAGAAAGAGATGAATCTCCATCTCAAATTCCTTTCTCTCAAAGGGCTTCCTTGCGTGGCTATGAAAGTGCTGGCCCTTCACGTCAATTGCATGATGAGTCCCCTTTTGATTCAGCCTTCTATCCTCTTGAGAAGGCCGAGTACACTGAACAGGAAAATATGAAACTGTTAAGAATGGTGTACGAACTGCAGGATCAAATTAGCAAAACATGCCATCTGAATGGAAAGCCCAATGGAAGGACTTCCACTAATGTACCTTGGAGGCAAAAGCATATTCCTACATATTACTATCAGGAACCCCCGgaggaagaaaatttttatccTAGGTATCATGGAAGACACGGACCAAGGAGCAGCTGGAGCCAGCAAAGTAGATTCTCGCCTATACCATTCTCAGGAGGTGAAATAAACACTAGACATCACATTGATAACTCCTGTTTATGCTGCCATCCTCAAGACTGGCACTGTTCAGAACAGTTGCCTCCACCCATCTTTCAGCATAACCAAGGATTTTGGAGAGCCCACCCTGGtcaaagttgttacaattcCTACAGCTCTTGCCCCTCTAGTCCTCAAAGATATTTGGAGTCTGATTTTTCCATTTGGAGCCATGAAACAAAATCTGATAATCAGAGATATAAGGATCATGAGCTGAAGAGGTATTTGAGGGAGAAACATCATTCAGCTAGGCGACATCTCCGGCCCATGGCAGGTGGGGCACCTTTTGTAACTTGTTATCATTGCTTCAGACCATTGCAGTTACCTGcagattttctccttttcaaaAGCAGGTTCCATCAGCTAAGATGTGGTGCTTGTTCAAAGGTACTTAAGTTTTCGCTTCAAAAAGGAATGCATATAGTTCCTTATGACTTAGTTGCTGCAGAACCTCCACCAAGTGAGACTGAGGACTGTGGAGATGTGATTGATGTAAGAATTTCAACATCAGCATCTTGTAGCTGCTCCCCTGATGGAGGTCCTGTTTCTCATGCACAATTTCATGATCTTCAGGGTGATCCTCATGTCAGAAATATGTCCTTTAGTTCTTCAAAACCTCTGGAACAGAAAAAGGACTTTGCTTTGGAGCAGTCTCGAAACAAACATAAGAATTCagtggaaaattttgattcagcTATGTCTTCCTCGAATATGTCCAGGTCGGAGAAAGTGTCCTCAGGAATTGAAGAGTTGCCACCAAGAACTGGAGGTTCACCACTTCATCAACTCATGGGCTATGCTTCACCAAGTCTAATAATAAATGGATTTGGACCATCCATCTCTGGCAAAAGCTCAGGATTAAATAGCTGA
- the LOC18587511 gene encoding protein NETWORKED 4A — protein MEVNVKKAESKNTKSCWWDTHLNPENSEWLVENSKEMEESVRQILKLVEDNIEDLAKNDEMHYQNKSEVIVHVQELYRIYQLLAERHDHLTRELRKSLPSDCQIQDPGSGYDRNSPLITPDKKLGLHKSIQQAASFSSGSGSSDLSLKEGTESSSLSSDSDSESFSSSVNIYMGSPVNTDNGVVHDKVIELGSELPTMKVKVQVADEEISDGKLKMRENRNYEKLTERLTKFEEELRDSNLKLQLAEEEIVRLKAELKKSESVPVLAEHVLVQLESLQRDAELREADLVLQKGKVLELQKQIVDLETHVSDSNSEVVRLMEELAVSKEKIKASEEEIAMFKQELDMEGRQVANLQEQIFRYSNDLSHRGHEVEELKVALCDAQDNFSLQKASFQSEIFGLLEKETLLEARLKEWELHARLLEETLRQCEAEKMEIKGLHDVQEIGLQGQISQLKAEVTEKGVHVEALNKNLDRLKLKYDMLMAEKDGVIAKVNSLVAELSSRDLQIGQMEEHLQQLRRDHLQLISGSKNAKNLEDELKLRIKDLEKEVDRQRIVILDVAEEKREVIRQLSFTLEHYRSGYKEFQAFFKHKRHAVMAS, from the exons ATGGAAGTAAATGTGAAGAAGGCAGAGTCAAAGAACACAAAATCATGTTGGTGGGATACTCATCTCAATCCTGAGAATTCTGAATGGCTGGTAGAAAATTCCAAGG AAATGGAGGAGAGTGTCAGACAAATACTGAAATTGGTGGAAGACAACATCGAAGATTTGgcaaaaaatgatgaaatgcATTATCAGAATAAGTCAGAGGTGATTGTCCATGTTCAGGAACTCTACCGTATTTATCAGTTGCTGGCTGAGCGCCATGATCATTTGACCAGGGAATTGCGCAAGAGTCTGCCATCTGATTGCCAAATACAAGACCCTGGTAGTGGTTATGATCGAAACTCTCCACTGATAACTCCTGATAAAAAACTGGGTCTGCATAAGTCTATTCAACAAGCTGCATCTTTCAGTTCTGGTAGTGGTAGTTCTGATCTCTCATTGAAGGAAGGCACTGAGTCGTCTTCATTGTCATCAGATTCTGACTCAGAATCTTTCAGCTCCTCTGTCAACATCTACATGGGCTCACCTGTGAATACTGATAATGGTGTAGTACATGACAAAGTTATTGAGCTAGGAAGTGAGCTCCCAACAATGAAAGTGAAGGTACAAGTGGCTGATGAAGAGATTTCAGATGGTAAGTTGAAGATGAGAGAAAacagaaattatgaaaaactGACTGAAAGACTTACTAAGTTTGAAGAAGAGTTAAGAGATTCCAACCTAAAACTCCAGCTTGCAGAAGAGGAGATTGTGAGGTTGAAAGCAGAGCTCAAGAAGAGTGAGTCTGTTCCTGTCCTTGCAGAGCATGTGCTTGTTCAACTTGAATCATTGCAGAGAGATGCCGAATTGAGGGAAGCTGATCTTGTGTTGCAGAAAGGTAAAGTACTTGAGTTGCAAAAACAGATAGTTGACCTGGAAACTCATGTTTCAGACTCCAATTCTGAAGTTGTGAGGTTGATGGAGGAGCTTGCTGTAAGTAAAGAAAAGATCAAGGCTTCAGAAGAAGAGATTGCAATGTTTAAGCAAGAACTTGACATGGAGGGGAGGCAGGTTGCGAACCTGCAGGAGCAAATTTTTAGGTACAGCAATGATCTATCTCATCGTGGTCATGAAGTTGAAGAATTAAAGGTTGCATTATGTGATGCCCAGGATAATTTCTCCTTGCAGAAAGCAAGTTTTCAGTCTGAAATTTTTGGTCTGTTAGAAAAGGAGACCCTCTTAGAGGCAAGGCTCAAAGAATGGGAACTACATGCAAGACTGCTGGAAGAAACATTAAGGCAATGTGAAGCTGAAAAAATGGAAATCAAAGGTTTGCATGATGTTCAGGAGATTGGGTTGCAAGGTCAGATCAGTCAGTTGAAGGCAGAAGTTACTGAGAAAGGTGTGCATGTAGAAGCTTTGAATAAGAACCTTGATAGACTGAAATTGAAATATGATATGCTTATGGCAGAGAAAGATGGAGTCATTGCAAAGGTAAACTCTCTTGTGGCTGAGCTTAGTTCTCGAGATTTGCAGATTGGGCAAATGGAGGAGCATCTACAGCAGTTACGCAGGGACCATCTACAGCTGATTTCTGGATCTAAAAATGCAAAGAATCTAGAAGATGAGTTGAAATTGAGAATAAAAGACCTCGAGAAGGAAGTAGATAGGCAGAGAATTGTGATCTTAGATGTTGCTGAGGAGAAAAGAGAGGTGATACGACAGCTTTCCTTCACACTGGAGCATTACAGGAGTGGTTATAAAGAATTTCAGGCATTTTTCAAGCACAAACGGCATGCGGTCATGGCTTCATGA
- the LOC18587512 gene encoding methylesterase 17, translating to MGEEVSMTETEIAMSIPHFVLVHGISGGAWCWYKIRCLMENSGYKVSCIDLKGAGIDQSDANSILSFDDYNKPLLDFMSALPDTEQVILVGHSAGGLSVTQATHKFSKKIRLAVYVAATMLKLGYLTDQDIKDGVPDLSGFGDVYELGFGLGPEQPPTSAIVKKEFQRKIIYQMSPQEDSTLATMLLRPGPILALQGAQFTEETENVYNVPRIYIKTMHDNVVKPHQQVAMIKRWPPSEVHVLDSDHSPFFSAPFLLFGLLVKLAASAGYN from the exons ATGGGAGAGGAGGTGAGTATGACGGAAACTGAAATAGCCATGAGTATTCCACACTTTGTGCTGGTGCATGGTATTAGTGGAGGAGCTTGGTGCTGGTACAAAATCAGGTGCCTCATGGAGAATTCCGGCTACAAGGTCTCATGCATCGACCTCAAAGGTGCTGGGATTGACCAGTCCGATGCCAATTCTATTCTATCTTTTGATGATTATAACAAGCCTCTTTTGGACTTCATGTCTGCCTTGCCTGATACTGAACAG GTAATATTGGTAGGACATAGTGCTGGAGGCTTAAGTGTAACGCAAGCCACCCACAAATTCTCCAAGAAAATCCGCCTGGCGGTATATGTTGCAGCCACCATGCTAAAATTGGGGTACTTGACTGATCAGGATATCAAAGAT GGAGTACCTGATTTATCCGGATTCGGTGATGTGTACGAACTAGGATTCGGGTTGGGACCTGAGCAGCCTCCAACCAGTGCCATTGTCAAAAAGGAATTCCAGCGCAAAATTATCTATCAAATGAGCCCTCAAGAG GATTCAACCCTAGCCACAATGCTTCTAAGGCCAGGACCGATCCTGGCATTGCAGGGTGCCCAATTCACAGAAGAGACAGAGAATGTGTATAATGTGCCCCGGATATACATCAAGACAATGCATGACAATGTTGTAAAACCACATCAACAGGTCGCAATGATAAAGAGATGGCCACCATCTGAAGTCCATGTTTTGGACTCTGACCACAGCCCCTTTTTCTCTGCCCCATTTTTACTCTTTGGCTTGCTGGTTAAACTTGCAGCTTCAGCTGGATACAACTAG